From Drosophila virilis strain 15010-1051.87 chromosome X, Dvir_AGI_RSII-ME, whole genome shotgun sequence, the proteins below share one genomic window:
- the LOC6633716 gene encoding uncharacterized protein gives MVADTDPKIFRLSQSKPLLMMMLMQSLEEQVQADEDMDSNVPTVTMPPADLDIVDPLSQGQIETTIEIMEITDECDDLNTMEVAEECHVDEYHEDDSMMMEGDHNNTSYKCHD, from the coding sequence ATGGTCGCCGACACGGATCCAAAGATCTTCAGATTGTCGCAGAGCAAACCGTTGCttatgatgatgctgatgcagTCGCTGGAGGAACAGGTGCAGGCCGATGAGGACATGGACTCGAATGTGCCGACTGTTACCATGCCGCCTGCCGATCTGGACATAGTGGATCCACTCTCTCAAGGGCAAATTGAGACGACCATCGAGATAATGGAGATCACCGACGAATGCGACGACCTCAACACAATGGAAGTGGCCGAGGAATGTCACGTCGATGAATATCACGAAGACGATTCAATGATGATGGAAGGCGATCACAACAACACCAGCTACAAGTGTCATGACTAA